One genomic region from Haloarcula taiwanensis encodes:
- a CDS encoding transcriptional regulator, with product MDSSSGRRLQTTETSLAIIDAVNELGEARMSELADRLDLSTSTIHVHLRTLLDQEYLVKRGEQYRLGMKLFHLGEGARTRNEWYEVARRKTHELADSCGEEVTFAIEEYGRAITLFNVVANVPSKGFQVGRYYYLHNSAVGKAILAGLPETRVNEILDRWGLPAETEYTITDRDALMEDIERTSERGYSVNDQEAVEGLRSVGVPVTAPHGGVLGALDISGPLYRLPPNEELASMLQDVVEELESELGVQ from the coding sequence ATGGACAGCTCTAGCGGTCGTCGTCTCCAGACGACCGAAACCTCCCTCGCGATCATTGATGCGGTAAACGAGCTGGGGGAGGCGCGAATGAGTGAGCTTGCGGACCGGCTGGACCTCTCGACGAGCACCATTCACGTTCACCTCAGGACACTCCTGGATCAGGAGTATCTGGTCAAGCGGGGTGAGCAGTACCGACTCGGCATGAAACTGTTCCACCTCGGAGAGGGCGCCCGGACCCGAAACGAGTGGTACGAGGTCGCCCGTCGCAAAACACACGAACTTGCCGATAGCTGTGGTGAGGAAGTCACGTTTGCCATCGAAGAGTACGGGCGTGCGATAACGTTGTTCAACGTCGTCGCTAACGTCCCGTCGAAAGGGTTCCAGGTGGGACGGTACTACTACCTGCACAACTCGGCAGTCGGGAAGGCGATCCTCGCCGGGTTGCCAGAAACCCGTGTCAACGAGATTCTCGACCGGTGGGGACTGCCCGCCGAGACGGAGTACACAATCACCGACCGCGACGCCCTCATGGAAGACATCGAACGCACGAGCGAGCGCGGCTATTCGGTGAACGATCAGGAGGCAGTCGAGGGGCTTCGGTCCGTCGGCGTGCCGGTCACCGCCCCACACGGCGGCGTTCTCGGCGCGCTCGACATCTCCGGTCCGCTGTATCGGCTCCCACCGAACGAGGAACTCGCATCGATGTTGCAAGACGTCGTCGAGGAGCTGGAATCGGAACTCGGAGTCCAGTAG
- a CDS encoding dipeptide epimerase encodes MTRIDRVSVESLDRELREPFEISLGTREKARNLVVLVETDSGVVGHGEGSPLPPVTGETQPAAVATARSVTSMLEGASLADYRELAGEVRAAVPGAVTALFAVETALLDAYCRDRGIPLSELFGGAPTPVTTDITVPIVAPDAAAERATRAAAAGFDHIKVKTGGAIDDDVARTVAVADAAPNATITVDANQGWTPKATEQFVDEVATAGVDLALVEQPTPKDDIRGLARTRDRLSVPVAADEAVFTPADATTVVRDGAADVINVKLGKSGLLGAAAIATIAEAASLDCMLGCMLEGATGIATSAHLAAGLGAFDYVDLDGHLLLDETPPSMAFGPGIDIDGPGHGVSLPAAVSGATQS; translated from the coding sequence ATGACCCGTATCGACCGTGTCTCTGTCGAATCGCTCGATCGCGAACTCCGCGAGCCGTTCGAGATCTCGCTCGGAACTCGTGAGAAAGCGCGGAATCTGGTCGTTCTGGTCGAGACGGACTCGGGCGTCGTCGGCCACGGGGAGGGGTCCCCGTTACCGCCAGTGACCGGCGAGACGCAGCCGGCTGCCGTGGCGACTGCCCGGTCGGTAACGTCGATGCTTGAGGGAGCGTCCCTCGCCGACTACCGCGAACTCGCCGGTGAGGTGCGGGCCGCAGTACCCGGAGCGGTTACGGCACTGTTCGCCGTCGAGACGGCGCTGCTCGACGCGTACTGTCGCGACCGCGGTATCCCGCTCTCGGAGCTGTTCGGCGGAGCGCCGACCCCAGTTACCACCGATATTACCGTTCCGATAGTCGCGCCCGACGCGGCAGCCGAGCGAGCCACCCGTGCCGCGGCCGCGGGCTTCGACCATATAAAGGTCAAAACCGGCGGCGCGATTGACGACGACGTGGCCCGAACCGTTGCGGTCGCAGACGCCGCACCCAACGCAACGATTACCGTGGACGCGAACCAGGGCTGGACGCCGAAGGCTACAGAGCAGTTTGTCGACGAGGTGGCGACGGCTGGGGTCGACCTCGCTCTGGTCGAACAGCCGACGCCGAAGGACGATATCCGCGGTCTCGCGAGGACCCGCGACAGACTCTCGGTCCCCGTCGCCGCGGACGAGGCCGTATTCACGCCCGCGGACGCAACTACCGTGGTTCGCGACGGGGCTGCCGACGTGATCAACGTCAAACTCGGGAAGTCCGGGCTCCTCGGGGCAGCGGCAATTGCGACAATCGCCGAGGCCGCCTCGCTCGATTGTATGCTCGGCTGTATGCTCGAAGGCGCGACCGGGATTGCGACGAGCGCTCACCTCGCCGCTGGGCTCGGTGCCTTCGACTACGTCGACCTAGATGGCCACCTGTTGCTCGACGAAACGCCGCCATCGATGGCGTTCGGTCCGGGCATCGATATCGACGGGCCGGGCCACGGAGTTTCGCTGCCGGCGGCT
- a CDS encoding sodium:proton antiporter translates to MSDTDSGDGTEIEEISGPDVEAIEFYGGRWMSVIPIGLFILWAIVQSGLFGIGDTTGLVAGMLVALIVGMFFAKGDWKNYANTIFDGMTKRVAATAVVAWLWAGMFSSTLQAGGFVGGLVWAANAADVGGTLFPAATFILAALFTTGIGTGYGAAVAFSALFFPAGILLGANPVLLFGAILSGAVFGDNLAPVSDTTIVSAVTQDADIGGVVASRFKYAVIAAILALAAYVFAGNAMAGLDISQQAQDLFVQNSEPAGLLHLISMLVVIVTAVMGRHIVEAISWGLIVAVVFNVIFDLAPLSDVLLFKVPETSAAASWAGALPVAEVVAPQNAGVTGSIYNGAAGFFPLIVLVLLIVAGSEIMIRGGGFEAIQEWLLENVATGVRKAETTMVVGTALVNSMITINTAAEIAIAPYIARIGQRYNINSYRRANILDANTSALGYIFPWGGGVLIGFATLQGLPEQYEWFTSAMIVNPVQVWPYVFHGWFLFGVFLLSALTGFGLEYTTDRKSKDVTRL, encoded by the coding sequence ATGTCAGACACGGATAGCGGCGATGGGACTGAGATCGAGGAGATCTCTGGCCCAGATGTCGAAGCAATCGAGTTCTACGGCGGACGGTGGATGAGCGTTATTCCCATAGGGCTGTTTATCCTGTGGGCGATTGTCCAGAGTGGCCTGTTCGGAATCGGGGATACGACTGGTCTTGTCGCGGGAATGCTCGTGGCGCTCATCGTCGGGATGTTCTTCGCCAAAGGAGACTGGAAGAACTACGCGAACACCATCTTCGATGGGATGACGAAGCGAGTCGCCGCGACAGCAGTCGTCGCATGGCTCTGGGCAGGGATGTTCTCGAGCACGCTCCAGGCAGGCGGCTTCGTCGGCGGACTCGTCTGGGCAGCGAACGCGGCCGACGTCGGGGGCACACTGTTCCCAGCCGCCACGTTCATCCTCGCAGCGCTGTTCACGACCGGGATCGGTACTGGTTACGGCGCGGCAGTCGCGTTCTCGGCGCTTTTCTTCCCGGCCGGCATCCTGCTCGGGGCGAATCCGGTGTTGCTGTTCGGAGCAATTCTCTCCGGGGCCGTCTTCGGGGACAACCTCGCGCCAGTCAGTGATACGACGATCGTGAGCGCAGTGACGCAGGACGCCGATATCGGCGGCGTCGTCGCGTCGCGGTTCAAGTACGCTGTTATCGCAGCGATACTGGCGCTTGCGGCGTACGTCTTCGCCGGAAACGCGATGGCCGGGCTGGACATCTCCCAGCAAGCACAGGACCTGTTCGTCCAGAACAGCGAACCAGCGGGACTGTTGCATCTCATCTCCATGCTCGTCGTCATCGTGACGGCGGTCATGGGCCGACACATTGTCGAGGCCATTTCGTGGGGACTCATCGTCGCGGTTGTGTTCAACGTCATCTTCGATCTCGCACCGCTGAGTGACGTGTTGCTGTTCAAAGTTCCCGAAACGTCAGCAGCCGCGAGCTGGGCCGGTGCGCTCCCTGTTGCCGAAGTGGTCGCGCCGCAAAACGCCGGCGTGACCGGCTCGATCTACAACGGTGCAGCCGGCTTCTTCCCGCTTATCGTGCTCGTGTTGCTCATCGTCGCCGGGTCGGAGATCATGATCCGTGGCGGTGGCTTCGAAGCGATACAGGAATGGCTTCTCGAAAATGTCGCAACGGGCGTCCGAAAAGCCGAGACGACGATGGTGGTTGGGACCGCCCTCGTCAACTCGATGATTACGATCAACACGGCAGCAGAGATCGCGATTGCGCCGTACATCGCTCGCATCGGCCAGCGGTACAACATCAATAGCTACCGACGGGCGAATATCCTCGACGCGAACACCTCGGCGCTCGGGTACATCTTCCCGTGGGGCGGCGGCGTTCTCATCGGCTTCGCGACGCTACAGGGCCTCCCGGAGCAGTACGAATGGTTCACCAGCGCGATGATTGTCAACCCCGTCCAGGTGTGGCCGTACGTCTTCCACGGCTGGTTCCTGTTCGGTGTGTTCCTCCTCTCCGCGCTGACCGGCTTCGGCCTTGAGTACACCACTGACCGCAAATCCAAGGATGTGACCCGTCTATGA
- a CDS encoding transcriptional regulator, translating to MATDGSDMAASPSSGGLQLTLKLEHPDCWMREVTAATAAKLLVNAAYLVDGKVKAHVVAYAESAAAVEALVAATRASDHTHAVTEMDTRRSFGGISAPVNKATRTLLVEYGPEESIHDALVSHGFMNQEPIRIRDGTEYWTVAIDESRTTIQEKLDAVCAQKDATITVTQITSATTGSRERDELAVRQLSDRQRDVFELARKRGYYDYPREVSGSELADELGIAKTTFHEHLRKVEATLLGPRDADRG from the coding sequence ATGGCCACTGACGGCTCCGATATGGCCGCGTCCCCGTCCAGCGGCGGTCTCCAGTTGACACTCAAACTGGAGCATCCCGACTGCTGGATGCGGGAAGTGACGGCGGCCACTGCAGCCAAACTGCTGGTCAACGCGGCGTATCTGGTCGACGGGAAGGTCAAAGCCCACGTCGTCGCATACGCTGAGTCGGCGGCCGCGGTCGAGGCGCTCGTTGCGGCGACCCGGGCATCCGACCACACCCATGCAGTCACAGAAATGGATACTCGTCGTAGCTTCGGCGGGATATCGGCACCGGTAAACAAAGCGACGCGCACGCTTCTCGTCGAATACGGCCCCGAAGAGAGCATCCACGACGCGCTGGTCTCACACGGGTTCATGAATCAAGAGCCGATCCGAATCCGCGACGGGACCGAGTACTGGACGGTCGCTATCGACGAATCGCGGACGACAATACAGGAGAAGCTCGACGCCGTGTGCGCACAGAAAGACGCGACGATCACCGTGACCCAGATTACGTCCGCGACCACCGGAAGCAGGGAGCGGGACGAACTGGCGGTCCGACAGCTTTCCGACAGACAGCGCGACGTGTTCGAACTGGCCCGCAAACGCGGCTATTACGACTACCCGAGAGAGGTAAGCGGGAGCGAGCTAGCCGACGAGCTCGGTATCGCGAAGACGACGTTTCACGAACACCTCCGGAAAGTCGAGGCCACGCTTCTCGGTCCGAGAGACGCCGACCGGGGCTGA